A stretch of the Panicum virgatum strain AP13 chromosome 9N, P.virgatum_v5, whole genome shotgun sequence genome encodes the following:
- the LOC120692169 gene encoding uncharacterized protein LOC120692169: MAAMAPPPLKYRPCQNPDGLVSEEALRIIVEAKACFVALAYFLTASQHRLWSSSHLVKGFLFAVTQPVTRFLVGMFTMLLAMPFRNDLYLLWGILLLAGYEGVYTISGYCVSARRSDLAIHEFARAYNIVTLGIYVRYYSRASQFRYPLWALWALMVAKFLERIVRFKIANATYGDANTSFVAEYMKHEDKVAEVTTEKSTAGSFSMEDCNYLVVGDSMSKATPERVGKEYEAKYKPADGTVTVAKVWKCGGKPLMTPNSNAPGDEDELKDVCLSFALCKLLRRKFAGVATAESERPKAQRLVFDNLIGSGWRRTFRVVRTELGFARDLLYTKYPILFSSGFPVVSTVLFAVTVGVSVWITVSAVRHYRVPHGSTSYVVHGRNVDLLITFVIVGMVTGMEICEFFIHLFSDWTKVMVISEYVQKPWLDCHFLNCILRFICSGKIAEPIGSSLGQFDLLKATKQQRCLPETIVKSFHTTRSFVLLTGDEGFRTYKCKTLRPVPDAVMDMICRTLGDNRERFTAGQEERPRRRVNLEQPCRYRAVLSDYCKAPVDIEAIMACHVATSKLEDDPGVGGSSGVANGDVRSNGGGNDLEKGRSGDGSKSSDLGYKLVATTLSKYCAYLLFYKPKLLPVTSNSVRFMCKILVDEAKAIVANGGGDKEANGKQERSGSHQEAGIVSKGQALASDLLGREPVQGDELWKALAELWCELIIMTAPHGNIGAHQKELGKGGEFITHLWALLYHAGIDDKFSGASAAAAADAAPNGEDSNGQGGGGMCTAGPGGMTTVQ, from the exons ATGgcagccatggcgccgccgccgctcaagtACCGGCCGTGCCAGAACCCCGACGGGCTGGTCTCGGAGGAGGCGCTGCGCATCATCGTGGAGGCCAAGGCGTGCTTCGTGGCGCTGGCCTACTTCCTGACGGCGTCGCAGCACCGGCTGTGGAGCTCCAGCCACCTCGTCAAGGGCTTCCTCTTCGCCGTCACGCAGCCCGTCACGCGCTTCCTGGTCGGCATGTTCACCATGCTGCTCGCCATGCCCTTCCGCAACGACCTCTACCTCCTCTGGGGCATCCTCCTGCTCGCCGGCTACGAGGGCGTCTACACCATCTCCGGCTACTGCGTCTCCGCGCGCCGCTCCGACCTCGCCATCCACGAGTTCGCGCGCGCCTACAACATCGTCACCCTCGGCATCTACGTGCGCTACTACTCGCGCGCCTCCCAGTTCCGCTACCCGCTCTGGGCGCTCTGGGCGCTCATGGTCGCCAAGTTCCTGGAGCGCATCGTCCGCTTCAAGATCGCCAACGCCACCTACGGCGACGCCAACACCAGCTTCGTCGCCGAGTACATGAAGCACGAGGACAAGGTCGCCGAGGTGACGACTGAGAAAtccacagccggcagcttctcCATGGAAGATTGCAACTACCTCGTCGTCGGCGACTCCATGTCCAAGGCGACACCGGAGAGGGTCGGGAAGGAGTACGAGGCCAAGTACAAGCCGGCGGACGGCACCGTCACCGTCGCCAAGGTTTGGAAGTGCGGCGGGAAGCCCCTGATGACACCGAATTCGAATGCACccggcgacgaggacgagcTCAAGGATGTGTGCCTCTCCTTCGCGCTGTGCAAGCTGCTGAGGCGCAAGTTCGCCGGCGTCGCGACGGCCGAGAGCGAGAGGCCAAAGGCACAGAGGCTGGTCTTTGACAACCTCATCGGCAGCGGCTGGCGGCGGACGTTCCGGGTGGTCAGGACGGAGCTCGGCTTCGCGAGGGACCTGCTCTACACCAAGTACCCCATCCTGTTCAGCTCCGGCTTCCCGGTGGTGAGCACCGTGTTGTTCGCCGTGACTGTCGGCGTGTCCGTGTGGATTACCGTGTCGGCGGTCCGGCACTACCGGGTTCCCCACGGGAGCACGTCCTATGTCGTCCATGGCAGGAACGTGGACTTGCTCATCACCTTCGTCATCGTGGGCATGGTGACGGGGATGGAGATCTGCGAGTTCTTCATCCACCTCTTCTCCGATTGGACTAAG GTTATGGTGATCTCTGAATATGTTCAGAAACCGTGGCTCGACTGCCATTTCCTTAACTGCATACTGCGCTTCATCTGCAGCGGCAAGATCGCGGAGCCCATCGGCAGCTCTCTCGGGCAGTTCGACCTGCTCAAAGCGACCAAGCAGCAGAGATGCCTCCCGGAGACCATCGTCAAGTCGTTCCACACCACGAGGTCGTTCGTCCTGCTGACCGGCGACGAGGGCTTCCGCACCTACAAGTGCAAGACTCTCCGGCCGGTCCCCGACGCCGTCATGGACATGATATGCCGGACGCTCGGCGACAACAGGGAGCGTTTCACGGCGGGTCAGGAGGAGCGGCCGCGGAGGAGAGTCAATCTGGAACAACCCTGCAGGTACAGAGCGGTGCTGTCAGATTACTGCAAGGCGCCGGTAGACATCGAGGCGATCATGGCGTGTCACGTCGCGACTAGCAAGCTGGAGGACGACCCGGGCGTCGGCGGATCGAGCGGTGTGGCGAACGGCGACGTCCGGAGCAATGGAGGAGGCAACGATCTGGAGAAGGGGCGGAGTGGTGACGGATCGAAATCGAGCGATTTGGGCTACAAACTTGTGGCCACCACATTGTCCAAGTACTGCGCCTACCTGCTGTTCTACAAGCCGAAGCTGCTCCCCGTCACCAGCAACTCCGTGCGGTTCATGTGCAAGATCCTCGTCGACGAAGCAAAAGCGATCGTagccaacggcggcggcgacaaggAAGCCAACGGCAAGCAGGAGAGAAGTGGCAGCCACCAAGAGGCCGGCATAGTTTCGAAAGGCCAGGCTCTCGCGAGTGATCTGCTGGGGCGCGAGCCGGTGCAGGGCGACGAGCTCTGGAAGGCGCTGGCCGAGCTGTGGTGCGAGCTGATCATAATGACGGCGCCGCACGGGAACATCGGCGCGCACCAGAAGGAGCTCGGCAAGGGCGGCGAGTTCATCACGCACCTGTGGGCGCTCCTCTACCACGCGGGCATCGACGACAAGTTCTCCGGTgcgtcagccgccgccgccgccgatgccgcgCCTAACGGAGAAGATAGCAAcggccaaggcggcggcggcatgtgtACCGCGGGGCCTGGTGGGATGACGACGGTGCAGTAA